The DNA region GATAGGAGGGTTGATATGTAACCATGCTAATGGAATTCTGGGCTATTTTTCAAAGAATGCAGGGAACAGTCTTTGCTGCTGAGGTAAAAGCAATTCTCCACACCCTTCTCTTCTGTCAACAATTCGTGCTTAGCAATGTCCTCATCGATAGCGATTCAACGATGACACTAGGGTGGGCTCTCGTCtccgaaggatagctcaagtggtaaagagttagggacataagggttgggtgagatAAAGGGAgaaaggtccagggttcgaaccctgaggatgactaatttactaacattactaacaactaacatttgtctatcaaaaaaaaaaactaggtgGGCTCTCTCTCCAGATAGACGTCCTCTTGCTCTTCTAAATGAGTAAAACCATATTGATTTTCTAGCCAAACAAGTTAACTGTGTGGGattccaagttccaacatgTTTTTCGAGAAGCAAATGTGAGGGCCGACAAGCTAGCAAAAGAATTGACACTCTTTGGGTTTGCTTGGACAGTGCAACACCTTAATGCCTCTACTGTTTTCTCCTTTTCTGTCATTTGAACTCATCGTTGCATCGTGCTGTTTCAGAGGCGGAAACCTTTGCTGTATCTTTCtcctgtttttcctttcaatcCTAAGCTCCTAATTTCTACCGTTGCTCTTAGCCTTTATCTTTTCAATTGTTggtttgttttctctttttttttaggcCCTTTctgttatttttctgtttttgctACTCTCAGCTTGTATCTGAAGCTTTGTATTTTGGTTTATCTGGTTCATCATTAATATGAGTTTGGTTTTTCTAAGAAAAGATATATGGATGACCTGAGGACCTATAAATGTAAGTAAAAATTAGTTTTGTGCAAggcccatgataaagtttgggttaaataacccatcatccaatatTGTTCAAACAATATTATATGCTTAATAATACATTAAACAGGAAGGGGTACTTAAAGTCATGGTATGTCTAACAAGCATAAAAAACAGAATAAAATATAATGAAGTTGTTCTGTTCAATAATTACCAACCACACGATACACAAACAGTTATTGTTTTATTCCattatgttttgttttgttatcttttgttaCCAAACCAGCTTTGTTCCCACATACTCCACATGAGTCTTCAATTTCCTAATTTCTTCCCTTTTGATATGTAAAATCATATGCCTTCCGCTGCCCTCTATCATGTAGATTTGATGCTTCATTTTGTGTGGAATCCATATATTCTTGCATTGTCATGGGTGATTAGATGGCTAGAACCAAGCTGTCATAAGAAGTTTACCATCAGAATTGTGTAATATATATGGTTCAGTTTTGTAAATTAAGTggtaaaattaaatcaattccaAGGTATCCAAAACCACCCTACAGGAAACAATGTCAAAATATGTGAATGGCCAAAAGTTACAAATAAACCCTTTTTCCACTTGATTTTTGGATTTGTCATTGAATTGAAGTATATTATGGTTAGCTCTACTGAAATCTTTAGCCTATGCTTACTAATCAATGAACTTGGGAAAAACACAACATCAACGAAAAAGCACTAGTGAGTGGAGGTAAATATCTAAATGCTAAATAGAAGTAACTTCATCTTATCTCTGAACCACCTATCAATTGAGCAAGATTGAGTCGTAAACAAACCTGCAAACAAATTATTTTCATAGTACTTCTTTTATATCTTATAATCTTATAGATCAGCTAAataataatgatataaaatacaTCTTAAGAAATACTCAAATTCTTAGAATTATTCTCACGGAATGCTTGCACAATATTTCATGTTATAGGCTACTTCTTTCAGGGTGATACTTTGAAACATCAGATTGAAAAACTAGTACCCATTCCAATAATAAAGCTGCAGAAAGACACATTTATAATAATAGGAAGAAAAAGGCCTACAATGGAAATTCACACTTACTTGACAATTAAAATATGAAGTGCTTGCAACAGCTGCAAGCCAGGCTCTGTCTTAAATATTAAAAGCAGAAAAACTCCCAAAGGTTTTTGCAAGCCAATAGCACTATCAATAGAAACTTGTAACAGTGGTTGCATTAGAAGAGAGCAAGTCCCTTTAGGCCAGATCCTGAAAAATTCATCAAACTTTCAACTTATTTGAACAGAAGAACAAAACCCAACAATGTTCACAGTGAAGTGCAAGTCATGCCAGAAAGGAGTAGATTTAGTTAATAAAATATGACCTTTGTTGCAAATATTAATTGCAACCTTATCACAGGAGGGAAGGAACAATATAATTGAGAAATCTTCTTTAGACTCAGTTCGGTCAGCTAATATATTCTCCAACCAACCAGAGGCATagagaaattcttatacaaCCTTGTGACCAGTTGCTGCCATGTGACTACTACTAGGAGGTCATAAGTTCAAGTTGTGGACTGATCCTCTCGCAAATGCAAGGTAAGGAAACCAATAATAGACCCTTTTTTCAACACGCAAGGGTTCAATGCACAACATGATCATAATTAAGTTTCAACCATTGATCAAATATCTTTTAGGAAAAGCAACACTTCATGAAACAAAATGTTAGTTCCAAACTCAGTGCTTGTGATCCAGTCTTGAGTGAAAACTTGTTCAACCACGTATTTTAGTCTGAAATAATGAAATCTGACTAAAATATGAAGACGTTTTTCAAGCTTCTAGCATATTTAACAAGACAGAACTACTTTAATAATTAAGTTTCCAATGATTATTACCTGCATCTGGAGGAAAATATAGAGTATCTCTCACATAATAGAGACCACCATTTTCAACTTCATTCTCAAACCAACCAAGAAGAATTTCTTTTGGTGAATCATCTATTATGTTCCAGTTCAAGTATCCCCTTGCACATATATCTCATTGACTAAAAATTAGCTTTATTAATGGAAATTGGAAATCACTCCAGAGTACGGGGTAAATGAAGAAAAGCaaaagaataagaaaaaaaaaacgggaTTGAGAGAATGAATTGTAATACTGAATCAAACAGAGTTCAATATTTATATGATAAACTTCATATTTAAGCTCCATATATATACAAACATGTATAATCTAACCAAATCATAACTGCCTCTACCAGGTCAGTAGGATGAGAGTAGTGCATATACTCCAGCACAATTCACATGCATTTTACACTTCGATTACTAGAAAATTTTATTTACTGAACTAGTAGTTTCAAATTTACATCATAGACAAAGAGAGTCTAATGTGGTACTTACAGGTGACCTATAAATGAAGGAGGCCCCAGCACCAATCAATCAACCAAACATGGGTTTCTTTTAGTTAACAATGACTGAGGACCAACACCATATATGAAAAACTTCATATTTAAGCTCCATATATACAAACAAAAATGGTTCTATTCTATGATAGAGAGCAGTTGAATTAATTACCAAAGCATGAGGCAAGCATGAAGCGAACATAAGATATCTATCTTTATAGCAGAGCTTCTGAAATTCAAAACAATACATTATACAAGAAACAGAGCACATAAATATTGTAATAGTAATCATTGGATTAGTTACCAATGGCTAGAGATTTAAGAGCATTTCTCGGTAAGACCCTTCTTTTTTTAGAACGAATGCTGTCAATCCATGCAATAATAAGCCGGCCGGGCCCTCCAAATCAAGAACTTAAATTTACTTGCTAATTAGCATAAGTATAGTGGAAGCATCAAGCAAGGAAGCTTCAGCCATTGATTCTGATATACTGTTATGGAGCTTAGTAAAAAAATAGCAAGTTTAAAACAGGTAAAAAAATAACAGGGACAAAAAGCACAATGCTAGAAATTATGATTCAGATACCGTCCGATATCAGGTTTGGTCTTAAAGAAAACCTGATATCGGACGTATTTTATggatataataaattaattagaaCCTCACCCTAAGTTAATTTTACCATTGAGTTGTGTGATTTGAATGAACAATCTATATGCACCATATGAGAGCTGAGCTGGTATAGCCGCATCAGGATTTACATCAGATGATGGCAGCACTTTTTTCATCAGACAACAGTCGACACTATTACTAAAACAATAAACTTCATGTTTACTTTTCTGTTCCCATTCTATAAAATATATACAAGAAATATACTGCAAAAGAAATATCAAGTTCTAACTTCTAATATCCAATTTGGGGAATAAAATCAACTTAATCATGTCTGGTTTCAAATAATGATGCTTCTTTAAGCTTTGTAGATGAAGCACATTGACAGTACATTGAGAAAAAACAACGATGGTTATCTGTGCGTCTATATAGGCATCCTCCTTACATTGAATTTGGGATTGATTGGTTCTATTGAATATAAGGCCTCCTAGTCACACTAAAACAACTCCAACCGCTGCAACGAAGCTTCTCTTACCAAAAGGATAGTTATGTCAATACTCATAATGAACAAATCAATCATTGTTATTGTTACAATATCAAATATCAAAATGAACCTAACAAGTAAGAACACATGACTTTTAGCTATGGAGAAAGTGAGCCCATTGTGTAGTCCATCATCCTTTTCCGTGTGTATCTAAATTTTTTCCAGTAGACCTCTAGCAATGATTTCACGAAGAAGTTTCTCAGCCTTGTCATTCTCACCTTTTTCAAAGAGTGAATGAATAATTGTTTCAAAAGTTATAGCATTTGGAATACATCCCTCATTTTCCATTTTTGACAGTAAGGCCAACGCTTCATCAAACAAGCCTTCTTTACAAAGCCCATTGATCATAACAGTATAAGTATGGACATTTATATGATAGCCTTTAGTCACAAGAACCTGAAAAATCTCTTGCGCATTCCTAAGTCTTCCAGCTTTGCATAGTCCATCCAGAAGTATAGTGTATGTGCACATATCTGGCTGAATACCCTTGTCTataattttattgattaaaGCAATTCCCTTATCAACATGGTGGCTTTTGCATAAAGCATCCAAGAAAGAATTGTAAGTGATTACATCAGGTGGTGTACCTCTAGCATGCATCTCATCAAGGAGCTCCCAAGCATGAGAGATTCTCCCTGATTTGCATAAACCATCAATAAGAGAACTGTAGGTAACTGTATCAGGAACAACCTTTTTGTAATCCATTTCTGCAAGGAGATTCAAGGCTTCATCCACCATTTTAATCTTACATAATCCATTAATCATAATAGAGTAGCTCTGAACATTAGGAGTCACTCCCCTCCGAGCCATAGCATTGAATACATCTTGGGCTTTATTCACTTCATTAACCAGGCAATACCCATCCATCAAGGAATTATAAGTAACAACATCAGGTTTCACACCTTGTTTCAACATCACAGCTAACACATTTTTAGCTTCTTTCACCTTCCCTTCCTTACATAGAGCATCGACCAATGTATTATAAGTATAAACATCTGAGTCGATGTTTTTTGTTGTCATTTCATCTAACAAACCAACTGCTTGCTTCACTTGACCAACAATGCAAAAGCCATATATTAAAGCATTGTAAGTGAAAACATCAGGAGGAATTCTCTTTGCAAGCATTTCGGAATATAAATTGCAAGCATCACTTACAAGTTTATCTTTACACAGGCTATCGATGATGGTGTTGTACATTACCACATCAGGTTTAATCCCTCGCCCTTCAATCCGCCTAAGCAACTCCAAAGCAGCTCTTGTTTCCCTAATTTTACATAGCCCATTGATCAAGGTCGCGTAACTGACTTGATTCAACAGAAATCCCTTTGCCAGCACGTCATCATGAAATTGCAGTGCTTTGGGGACCTTGCCATGAAGACAGAGACCTTTGATGAGAGTATTCAAAGTGATGGTATCAGGCTGATAACCTCTCTTGAGAATGTTGGCCAGTACAGAAAAGGCTGAAGTAATTTGACCTAGGTAGCAGTAGCAATTGATGAGGATGTTGAGAGTAACAATGTCTGGCATAATTCCAGTGAACTCCATTTGGTGAGAAAGTGAAATGGCGGTGGAGTAATGCTTCGTCTTAACAAGTGAAGTTAAAACCTTGTTGAATTCGAAGATGGGTGGGGTAGAAGGCATTTGAAGCATGCGATTGAAGTGTGAGATGGCATCACCAGGATTGTGAAAGGAAGAATGAAAGCGAGAGTGAGAGTGAAAGGAACGAAGGAAAGTGGGGTTGGAAAGAAAGGGAAACCTCCTAAACCTTAAACAAGCCATTGTTGTACCACTGGAAGAAAGGAAGTAGCGGCGGAAATGGAGTTCGGATGTGTTGTTCGCAGACTTAGAACAACGCTACTCTTCCGTTTTATGACCATTTGATTTATGAGTAGTTGAACCACTTGAATGAATAAATTTAGATTTTGATTATGGGATAAACTTTATTATTTTCTAAACATTTTTCTACAAGATTCAGCTTCTTTATTACTtccacgttaaaaaaaaaagcttctTTATTACTTTAAAAAAGGCCTCTTTATTTTGGTGCCTCTATTGCTTTacgaattttattttattttataatttggaGGGTCAGAGACCCTAAAAAACAACTAAGACAATCTAAGGGAAGATTTCCTAATTACATCATCTTGCAACAGACTAATAAGGAATTGCCGAACAGTTTGATCATTAAAAGTCACCTTTGTTACTCTATGACCAAGTCTAGAAATAGCATTTGCACTATCATTTGCTTCCCTATAAATCAGGTTGAATAAGCCTGGCCAATCTAGGAAAGTCAGTTCAAAAATCTCACTAATTAAATGAGCATTCGGGTGGGCGGAGGGACATCTGTTAGTGATTAACTCAAAAGCCTCGGAATCTAGTTCGACTTCTACTCAGTTGAGATTGAGATCCTTGGCCAGCTTTAAGCCTTTGATAACTCCCCCAATTTCTGCAGTGAGGGGGTTTCCCTCACAAAGTATGCTTGCAAATCCCTTAATCACTTTACCTTCATGGTTTCGAATCAATCCACCACAAGCTGAGAACTGAGAACTGGTTTCGAATCAGTTTCCCTTTATGAAAATCTTTTAGTTCGATGAGTGAGAACTGAGAAATGATGCAAAGAATGAAAAGTATTACATGTGATATATGAGTTATGTTTGTCCCGTTGGTAAATTAATTAGATGAAAACTTAAAAGCTACATAAATGATAAAAATGTTTGGTAAAAGTAGCGATTGCACAAATTTGAAAAATTGACATCAATGAACATACTTGTGcaattctttttatatttaacatttactttttttttacacatcaatacatatatgatattaatactaaaataattatcacttcaaatattttaaattagttcaaattatttatcatctcaaaaatataataatctttttattttttgtattcatatttttattattttaagcttatattttaatttattgaatTAAGAAGAAGGATCTTGAGAGTTTAACTTCCATGGATCTAGAGTCATCTGATTTATCCGATGCTACACCTGTGGAATATAATGTTGATTGTGTGATATCGAGAGCGACAAATGTATGGAAATTAGGCAAACATTGCGGCCTTGTCTTCCCTGACACGGATGAAAAGGCAATTGGGGCATGTGTGAAACATCTTAAATCTTCTAAGTCGGAGAGATATGGAGATGGTTAAGGCTCTTTTGAGATTGTTGGTCGAGGTGTGTGATGTTTCATTTTCCTAGTCTTGGGAGATGTCTTCGTAGTAGGTTTTTGGTCGCATCATGGCTTATGTCGTAGCATTTTCTcttatgtttttcatttttcttcgcTTTTCGTTTATCACTTTCTTGTTTTGTGAGTATGTTTTCGGGAGGTCCTATATCTCGACTTTGCTCTATTTTAAATAATCTTctgttttagaaaaaaattaagctTGTATTAATCTAAATTAACAAAatagttttataattttatattaaaaattgaaaagtaattatttcaaaataaaaataattaggataaaaatgagaatccTAGAAAAGATGAAATTTTAAAATGGTAATgatgaaattt from Lotus japonicus ecotype B-129 chromosome 2, LjGifu_v1.2 includes:
- the LOC130738275 gene encoding putative pentatricopeptide repeat-containing protein At1g12700, mitochondrial, with translation MLQMPSTPPIFEFNKVLTSLVKTKHYSTAISLSHQMEFTGIMPDIVTLNILINCYCYLGQITSAFSVLANILKRGYQPDTITLNTLIKGLCLHGKVPKALQFHDDVLAKGFLLNQVSYATLINGLCKIRETRAALELLRRIEGRGIKPDVVMYNTIIDSLCKDKLVSDACNLYSEMLAKRIDSDVYTYNTLVDALCKEGKVKEAKNVLAVMLKQGVKPDVVTYNSLMDGYCLVNEVNKAQDVFNAMARRGVTPNVQSYSIMINGLCKIKMVDEALNLLAEMDYKKVVPDTVTYSSLIDGLCKSGRISHAWELLDEMHARGTPPDVITYNSFLDALCKSHHVDKGIALINKIIDKGIQPDMCTYTILLDGLCKAGRLRNAQEIFQVLVTKGYHINVHTYTVMINGLCKEGLFDEALALLSKMENEGCIPNAITFETIIHSLFEKGENDKAEKLLREIIARGLLEKI